Proteins encoded in a region of the Misgurnus anguillicaudatus chromosome 9, ASM2758022v2, whole genome shotgun sequence genome:
- the lhx2a gene encoding LIM/homeobox protein Lhx2a isoform X2 has translation MNSTGNMDDDEQSSESLVCAGCGRLIADQFYLVAADRQWHERCLKCSACQADLESELTCFSKHGDIYCKKDYYRTFSLQRCARCHLGIPATEIVMRANGLVYHLSCFSCITCDKLLFTGDHYGMRDTSVYCQVHFHMMLEEECHTDLLYYSDMSPVEPNSKTSTNEGTPVQRGRSRKRKNSDAADPVVYNADVSDRGVDLLERVRQFSCQKSKRLRTSFKHHQLRSMQNFFNHNHNPDAKDLKELAQKTGLTKRVLQVWFQNARAKFRRNLYQESIGAGNISDNSTITSPSVPSPEMSPPSLNSSSPSNTSPAQQTHLEQNTHVHHNSMSPSQCTPPNFF, from the exons ATGAACTCAACAGGCAACATGGACGATGATGAACAG AGCTCCGAGTCTCTTGTGTGCGCGGGCTGTGGCAGACTGATCGCAGATCAGTTTTACCTGGTCGCCGCTGACAGACAGTGGCACGAGCGCTGTTTGAAATGCAGCGCGTGCCAAGCTGACCTGGAGTCAGAGCTCACGTGTTTCAGTAAGCACGGGgatatttactgtaaaaaagaCTATTACAG gacattttcTTTGCAAAGATGTGCAAGGTGTCACCTGGGGATCCCGGCCACAGAGATAGTGATGCGTGCCAATGGTCTGGTGTACCACCTGAGCTGCTTTTCTTGCATCACCTGCGACAAACTGCTGTTCACTGGAGATCATTACGGGATGCGAGACACTTCAGTGTACTGCCAGGTCCATTTCCATATGATGCTAGAAGAGGAATGTCATACAGACCTTCTTTATTACTCAGACATGTCTCCTGTCGAGCCAAACTCTAAGACCTCCACAAATGAAGGGACCCCTGTGCAGAGGGGACGCTCACGAAAGAGGAAAAACTCAgatgctgcagaccctgttgTTTATAATGCAG ATGTGAGTGATAGGGGTGTGGACCTGTTGGAGAGAGTGAGACAGTTTAGCTGTCAGAAGTCCAAACGCCTGCGAACGTCCTTTAAGCATCACCAGCTGCGGAGCATGCAGAACTTCTTCAACCACAACCACAATCCAGACGCCAAAGACCTCAAAGAGCTCGCACAAAAAACCGGCCTCACAAAACGTGTGCTCCAG gtttggttccaaaatgctcGTGCAAAATTCAGGAGAAATCTATATCAGGAGAGCATTGGAGCGGGTAATATTTCGGACAATTCCACCATCACGTCCCCATCTGTACCATCACCAGAGATGTCCCCTCCGTCTTTGAATTCATCCAGCCCCTCCAACACCTCTCCAGCACAACAAACACACTTAGAGCAAAACACACATGTGCACCACAACAGCATGAGCCCATCACAATGCACACCACCCAATTTCTTCTAA
- the lhx2a gene encoding LIM/homeobox protein Lhx2a isoform X1: protein MNSTGNMDDDEQSSESLVCAGCGRLIADQFYLVAADRQWHERCLKCSACQADLESELTCFSKHGDIYCKKDYYSRTFSLQRCARCHLGIPATEIVMRANGLVYHLSCFSCITCDKLLFTGDHYGMRDTSVYCQVHFHMMLEEECHTDLLYYSDMSPVEPNSKTSTNEGTPVQRGRSRKRKNSDAADPVVYNADVSDRGVDLLERVRQFSCQKSKRLRTSFKHHQLRSMQNFFNHNHNPDAKDLKELAQKTGLTKRVLQVWFQNARAKFRRNLYQESIGAGNISDNSTITSPSVPSPEMSPPSLNSSSPSNTSPAQQTHLEQNTHVHHNSMSPSQCTPPNFF from the exons ATGAACTCAACAGGCAACATGGACGATGATGAACAG AGCTCCGAGTCTCTTGTGTGCGCGGGCTGTGGCAGACTGATCGCAGATCAGTTTTACCTGGTCGCCGCTGACAGACAGTGGCACGAGCGCTGTTTGAAATGCAGCGCGTGCCAAGCTGACCTGGAGTCAGAGCTCACGTGTTTCAGTAAGCACGGGgatatttactgtaaaaaagaCTATTACAG caggacattttcTTTGCAAAGATGTGCAAGGTGTCACCTGGGGATCCCGGCCACAGAGATAGTGATGCGTGCCAATGGTCTGGTGTACCACCTGAGCTGCTTTTCTTGCATCACCTGCGACAAACTGCTGTTCACTGGAGATCATTACGGGATGCGAGACACTTCAGTGTACTGCCAGGTCCATTTCCATATGATGCTAGAAGAGGAATGTCATACAGACCTTCTTTATTACTCAGACATGTCTCCTGTCGAGCCAAACTCTAAGACCTCCACAAATGAAGGGACCCCTGTGCAGAGGGGACGCTCACGAAAGAGGAAAAACTCAgatgctgcagaccctgttgTTTATAATGCAG ATGTGAGTGATAGGGGTGTGGACCTGTTGGAGAGAGTGAGACAGTTTAGCTGTCAGAAGTCCAAACGCCTGCGAACGTCCTTTAAGCATCACCAGCTGCGGAGCATGCAGAACTTCTTCAACCACAACCACAATCCAGACGCCAAAGACCTCAAAGAGCTCGCACAAAAAACCGGCCTCACAAAACGTGTGCTCCAG gtttggttccaaaatgctcGTGCAAAATTCAGGAGAAATCTATATCAGGAGAGCATTGGAGCGGGTAATATTTCGGACAATTCCACCATCACGTCCCCATCTGTACCATCACCAGAGATGTCCCCTCCGTCTTTGAATTCATCCAGCCCCTCCAACACCTCTCCAGCACAACAAACACACTTAGAGCAAAACACACATGTGCACCACAACAGCATGAGCCCATCACAATGCACACCACCCAATTTCTTCTAA